A section of the Agrococcus sp. SGAir0287 genome encodes:
- a CDS encoding ATP-binding cassette domain-containing protein, which yields MIVAEHLTKRYGAKVAVDDVGFEVRPGLVTGFLGPNGAGKSTTMRMIVGLDRPDAGSVTVSGVPYRELRSPLTEVGALLDAKAWHPGRTAERHLLGLAATHGIGRDRVREVLELTGLESVARKRVGGFSLGMGQRLGIAAALLGDPHTLILDEPVNGLDPEGVAWVRRLLRGLASEGRAVLLSSHLMSEMAQVADRVVVLGKGRVLADQSIEEMLGAQGSRQVVLVRGSGVDRLAHLLAGDDVTTTQVAPDAVEVSGVPAPRIAEVAVGAGIGIEELAPRKATLEERYMALTSDAVEYRTEGIR from the coding sequence ATGATCGTTGCAGAGCATCTCACCAAGCGCTACGGCGCGAAGGTCGCGGTCGACGACGTCGGCTTCGAGGTCCGGCCGGGCCTCGTCACCGGCTTCCTCGGCCCCAACGGCGCGGGCAAGTCGACGACGATGCGCATGATCGTCGGGCTCGACCGCCCCGACGCCGGATCCGTCACCGTCTCGGGCGTCCCCTACCGCGAGCTGCGCTCCCCCCTCACCGAGGTCGGCGCGCTGCTCGACGCGAAGGCGTGGCACCCGGGCCGCACCGCCGAGCGCCACCTGCTGGGCCTCGCCGCCACGCACGGCATCGGCCGCGACCGCGTGCGCGAGGTGCTCGAGCTCACGGGCCTCGAGTCGGTCGCCCGCAAGCGCGTCGGCGGCTTCTCGCTCGGCATGGGCCAGCGCCTCGGCATCGCGGCGGCGCTGCTCGGCGACCCCCACACCCTCATCCTCGACGAGCCGGTCAACGGCCTCGACCCCGAGGGCGTCGCCTGGGTGCGCCGGCTGCTGCGCGGGCTCGCGTCGGAGGGACGCGCCGTGCTGCTGTCGTCGCACCTCATGAGCGAGATGGCGCAGGTCGCCGACCGCGTCGTCGTGCTCGGCAAGGGCCGCGTGCTCGCCGACCAGTCGATCGAGGAGATGCTCGGCGCGCAGGGCAGCCGGCAGGTCGTGCTCGTGCGCGGCTCCGGCGTCGACCGGCTCGCGCACCTGCTCGCAGGCGACGACGTCACCACGACGCAGGTCGCTCCGGACGCCGTCGAGGTGTCCGGCGTGCCCGCGCCACGCATCGCCGAGGTCGCCGTGGGCGCCGGCATCGGCATCGAGGAGCTCGCGCCCCGCAAGGCGACGCTCGAGGAGCGCTACATGGCGCTCACGAGCGACGCCGTCGAGTACAGGACGGAAGGCATCCGATGA
- a CDS encoding ABC transporter permease has translation MTTAATTDAADARRATYRETSHRVTFGGAVRAEWIKLTSVRSIGWAIAIAVVITAGLGALVTFATLATAPEGAIEQGLFQEIPLASLGASGLLVSQLVFAVLGVIAMTGEYGSGQIRSSLTAVPARTPVLAAKALVLGLIAFVASAVALTIGMLATVGIALAFGVEASTIDIDASVPFAVLAGAVYLALLTVFSLAIGTLVRSGAGAIAIALGVLLVLPTIVGLIPLEWVQDASPYLLPNAGMTMSMPGADPGEDFWRALAVTIAWPAVALVGAAAALVRRDA, from the coding sequence ATGACCACCGCAGCCACGACCGACGCCGCCGACGCGCGTCGCGCCACCTACCGCGAGACCTCGCACCGCGTGACCTTCGGCGGTGCCGTGCGTGCCGAGTGGATCAAGCTCACGAGCGTGCGCTCGATCGGCTGGGCGATCGCGATCGCCGTCGTCATCACGGCGGGGCTCGGCGCGCTCGTGACGTTCGCGACCCTCGCGACGGCCCCGGAAGGCGCGATCGAGCAGGGTCTGTTCCAGGAGATCCCGCTCGCGTCGCTCGGCGCATCCGGACTGCTCGTGTCGCAGCTCGTGTTCGCCGTGCTCGGCGTCATCGCCATGACCGGCGAGTACGGATCCGGGCAGATCCGATCCTCGCTCACCGCCGTGCCCGCCCGCACGCCCGTGCTCGCCGCGAAGGCGCTCGTCCTGGGGCTCATCGCGTTCGTCGCGAGCGCCGTCGCCCTGACGATCGGGATGCTCGCGACGGTCGGCATCGCCCTCGCGTTCGGCGTCGAGGCATCGACGATCGACATCGACGCATCCGTGCCCTTCGCGGTGCTCGCCGGCGCCGTCTACCTCGCGCTGCTGACGGTCTTCTCGCTCGCGATCGGCACCCTCGTGCGCTCCGGTGCCGGCGCCATCGCCATCGCGCTCGGCGTGCTGCTCGTGCTGCCGACGATCGTCGGCCTCATCCCCCTCGAGTGGGTGCAGGATGCGTCGCCGTACCTGCTGCCGAACGCGGGCATGACGATGTCGATGCCCGGCGCCGACCCCGGCGAGGACTTCTGGCGGGCGCTCGCGGTGACGATCGCCTGGCCCGCCGTCGCCCTCGTCGGCGCCGCCGCAGCCCTCGTGCGCCGCGACGCGTAG
- a CDS encoding sensor histidine kinase, translating into MTSVTGTPDVSVGGAVALPRPPGVLRRFTARHPRLVDWTLAIGTQLPVLAIGIVIAAVDLTQRIDGLLMVAAAVVAGGALLWRRRWPLAVVLVISALLALPTHVVVGAFVAVYVALYSLGAYGRTLHVWLGVAGAAVASLVSTLVVPAIETMDVGPVVSINLVGIASFVVAVLLGTSVRARRAYVAALIARADDMARDRDRQAQLAVAAERARIAREMHDVVSHGLTVMVTLAEGSAAQVARDPERAGATMRRVADAGRDSLAEMRRLLGVLREPGDGAELAPQPAAGDLQALVASFRDVGMPVRLTTSGPAIADSALALTVHRIVQEALTNAMRHASDAGRVEVDVRHGAGVVRVEIVDDGSGAPASTTGAGRGIVGMRERAALFAGDVAAGPREPSGWRVVATLHESPSPVQERPA; encoded by the coding sequence GTGACGAGCGTGACCGGCACCCCCGACGTCAGCGTCGGGGGTGCCGTCGCGCTCCCTCGCCCTCCCGGCGTGCTGCGGCGCTTCACGGCGCGCCACCCGCGCCTCGTCGACTGGACGCTCGCCATCGGCACGCAGCTGCCGGTGCTCGCGATCGGCATCGTCATCGCCGCAGTCGACCTCACGCAGCGCATCGACGGCCTGCTCATGGTCGCGGCCGCCGTCGTCGCGGGCGGCGCCCTGCTGTGGCGGCGGCGCTGGCCGCTCGCCGTCGTCCTCGTCATCAGCGCGCTGCTCGCGCTGCCGACGCACGTCGTCGTCGGCGCGTTCGTCGCCGTGTACGTCGCGCTCTACTCCCTCGGCGCGTACGGGCGCACCCTGCACGTGTGGCTCGGCGTCGCCGGTGCAGCGGTCGCCTCGCTCGTGTCGACGCTGGTCGTGCCCGCCATCGAGACGATGGACGTCGGGCCCGTGGTGTCGATCAACCTCGTCGGCATCGCATCCTTCGTCGTCGCCGTGCTGCTCGGCACGTCCGTGCGCGCCAGGCGCGCCTACGTCGCCGCCCTCATCGCCCGCGCCGACGACATGGCGCGCGACCGCGACCGGCAGGCGCAGCTCGCCGTCGCCGCCGAGCGCGCTCGGATCGCTCGCGAGATGCACGACGTCGTGAGCCACGGCCTCACCGTCATGGTCACGCTCGCGGAGGGATCCGCGGCGCAGGTCGCGCGCGACCCCGAGCGGGCGGGTGCCACGATGCGGCGCGTCGCCGACGCCGGACGCGACTCGCTCGCCGAGATGCGCAGGCTCCTCGGCGTGCTGCGCGAGCCGGGCGACGGCGCCGAGCTCGCGCCGCAGCCGGCCGCGGGCGACCTGCAGGCGCTCGTCGCATCATTCCGCGACGTCGGCATGCCCGTGCGGCTCACGACGTCCGGCCCTGCGATCGCCGACTCGGCGCTCGCGCTCACGGTCCACCGCATCGTGCAGGAGGCGCTCACGAACGCCATGCGCCACGCCTCCGACGCGGGCCGCGTCGAGGTCGACGTGCGGCACGGCGCAGGCGTCGTTCGGGTCGAGATCGTCGACGACGGCTCGGGAGCCCCCGCATCCACCACCGGCGCCGGCCGCGGCATCGTCGGCATGCGCGAGCGCGCGGCGCTCTTCGCCGGCGACGTCGCAGCCGGCCCACGAGAGCCCTCCGGATGGCGCGTCGTCGCCACCCTCCACGAGTCCCCGTCCCCAGTGCAGGAGCGGCCCGCATGA
- a CDS encoding response regulator transcription factor, with translation MTIRIALVDDQELVRLGFRMVLEAEDDVEVVGEAGDGAAGAALAARGDVDVVLMDVRMPGVDGIAATERITARPEHPKVLVLTTFDLDEYAYAALRAGASGFLLKDARPAELIAAIRAVHAGDAALAPTVTRRMLEHFASAAPASADASVLDVLTPREREFLVAIAEGLTNDELARRFVLSESTVKTHVGRLLRKLDARDRVQLVILAYDLGLVGR, from the coding sequence ATGACCATCCGCATCGCCCTCGTCGACGACCAGGAGCTCGTGCGCCTCGGCTTCCGCATGGTGCTGGAGGCGGAGGACGACGTCGAGGTCGTCGGCGAGGCCGGCGACGGCGCCGCGGGCGCGGCGCTCGCGGCGCGCGGCGACGTCGACGTCGTGCTCATGGACGTGCGCATGCCGGGCGTCGACGGCATCGCAGCGACCGAGCGCATCACGGCGCGACCCGAGCATCCGAAGGTGCTCGTGCTCACGACGTTCGACCTCGACGAGTACGCCTACGCGGCGCTGCGAGCGGGCGCGAGCGGCTTCCTGCTGAAGGATGCGCGGCCTGCGGAGCTCATCGCGGCGATCCGCGCGGTGCACGCGGGCGACGCCGCGCTCGCCCCGACGGTGACGCGGCGCATGCTCGAGCACTTCGCCTCCGCCGCGCCCGCGAGCGCCGACGCGTCGGTGCTCGACGTGCTGACGCCGCGCGAGCGCGAGTTCCTCGTGGCGATCGCCGAGGGGCTCACGAACGACGAGCTCGCCAGGCGCTTCGTGCTGTCGGAGTCGACGGTGAAGACCCACGTCGGTCGGCTGCTCCGCAAGCTCGATGCGCGCGACCGCGTGCAGCTCGTGATCCTCGCCTACGACCTGGGCCTCGTCGGCCGCTGA
- a CDS encoding GNAT family N-acetyltransferase yields MLPEEYEPRRVLPRHLRTVRAEPEFSYVIRPATVRDIPSVRAIHAHYVLNSSVTLEDRPKTLQEWRRTFDGLERLRLPFLVAESGTRTILGYALAEPWKPRSAYRTIVEHSIFLAPASTGRGLGKALLVALIDAATLAGCKEMIAVIADEKAEASVALHERLAFRETGRMGKVGFKFDRWLGTITMTRRLKRRR; encoded by the coding sequence ATGCTGCCCGAGGAGTACGAGCCGCGACGCGTCCTGCCGCGACACCTGCGCACCGTGCGAGCCGAGCCCGAGTTCTCGTACGTCATCCGCCCCGCGACCGTGCGCGACATCCCCTCGGTGCGCGCCATCCACGCCCACTACGTGCTGAACTCGTCGGTCACGCTGGAGGACCGGCCGAAGACGCTGCAGGAGTGGCGCCGCACGTTCGACGGGCTCGAGCGGCTGCGACTGCCGTTCCTCGTCGCCGAGTCGGGCACGCGCACGATCCTCGGCTACGCGCTCGCCGAGCCGTGGAAGCCGCGCAGCGCCTACCGCACGATCGTCGAGCACTCCATCTTCCTCGCGCCCGCATCCACGGGCCGCGGCCTCGGCAAGGCGCTGCTCGTCGCGCTCATCGATGCGGCGACCCTCGCGGGCTGCAAGGAGATGATCGCGGTCATCGCCGACGAGAAGGCGGAGGCGTCGGTGGCGCTGCACGAGCGCCTCGCCTTCCGCGAGACGGGACGGATGGGCAAGGTCGGCTTCAAGTTCGATCGCTGGCTCGGCACCATCACGATGACGAGGCGCCTGAAGCGGCGTCGCTGA
- a CDS encoding uracil-DNA glycosylase: protein MTRPLAELVDRGWAEALAPVEPTIRELGERLRQEVAEGRPYVPEGPRVLRAFERPLADVRVLVVGQDPYPTPGHAVGLSFSVDPAVRPVPRSLQNIYRELEADLGIPAPVHGDLSRWADQGVLLLNRVLTTRAGTSDAHRGWGWEAVTDAAISALARSPQPLVAVLWGAKAGALAPLLASTPIVASPHPSPLSASRGFFGSRPFSRVNELLQQQGAAPIDWRLE, encoded by the coding sequence ATGACGCGTCCGCTCGCCGAGCTCGTCGACCGCGGCTGGGCGGAGGCGCTCGCGCCCGTCGAGCCGACGATCCGCGAGCTCGGCGAGCGACTGCGCCAGGAGGTCGCCGAGGGCCGGCCGTACGTGCCGGAGGGGCCGCGCGTCCTGCGCGCCTTCGAGCGCCCGCTCGCCGACGTGCGCGTGCTCGTCGTCGGGCAGGATCCCTATCCCACGCCCGGCCACGCCGTCGGGCTGTCGTTCTCGGTCGACCCCGCCGTGCGGCCCGTGCCGCGCTCGCTGCAGAACATCTACCGCGAGCTCGAGGCCGACCTCGGCATCCCCGCGCCCGTGCACGGCGATCTCAGCCGCTGGGCCGATCAGGGCGTGCTGCTGCTGAACCGCGTCCTCACGACGCGCGCCGGCACGAGCGACGCGCACCGCGGATGGGGCTGGGAGGCGGTGACCGACGCGGCGATCTCAGCGCTCGCGCGCAGCCCGCAGCCGCTCGTCGCCGTGCTCTGGGGCGCGAAGGCGGGGGCGCTCGCGCCGCTGCTCGCCAGCACCCCGATCGTCGCGAGCCCGCATCCCTCGCCCCTGTCGGCGTCGCGCGGCTTCTTCGGCTCCCGGCCCTTCTCGCGCGTGAACGAGCTGCTGCAGCAGCAGGGCGCCGCCCCCATCGACTGGCGACTGGAGTAG
- a CDS encoding Type 1 glutamine amidotransferase-like domain-containing protein, producing the protein MSVHLIGGGWAEDESAWTGRFVEEARERAGGTPTIVVVLWAETVAEGEGWHDEYRADLAKHGCELRFVQLAADRVLAADDLLGGDAIFVGGGLTPGYHAAVMPAAQAIRELVADGTPYAGFSAGAMIAGDVALLGGWRIGGVEVTQQPSSEGLDEVTLEEGLGLVDVVVDVHAAQYGNLGRAVAIVDAELAERTVAIDERTSLVAGAQALVAAGEGNVYVCTKDGPHVQVAVLGGR; encoded by the coding sequence GTGAGCGTGCACCTCATCGGCGGTGGATGGGCCGAGGACGAGTCGGCCTGGACGGGACGCTTCGTCGAGGAGGCGCGGGAGCGCGCGGGCGGCACGCCCACGATCGTCGTCGTGCTGTGGGCCGAGACGGTCGCCGAGGGCGAGGGCTGGCACGACGAGTATCGCGCCGACCTCGCGAAGCACGGCTGCGAGCTCCGCTTCGTGCAGCTCGCCGCCGACCGCGTGCTCGCCGCCGACGACCTCCTGGGCGGCGACGCCATCTTCGTCGGCGGCGGCCTCACGCCGGGCTACCACGCCGCGGTCATGCCGGCCGCGCAGGCCATCCGCGAGCTCGTCGCCGACGGCACGCCCTACGCGGGCTTCTCGGCGGGCGCGATGATCGCGGGCGACGTCGCGCTGCTGGGCGGCTGGCGCATCGGCGGCGTCGAGGTGACGCAGCAGCCGTCGTCGGAGGGGCTCGACGAGGTGACGCTCGAGGAGGGCCTCGGCCTCGTCGACGTCGTCGTCGACGTGCACGCCGCGCAGTACGGGAACCTCGGCCGGGCCGTCGCGATCGTCGACGCCGAGCTCGCCGAGCGCACCGTGGCGATCGACGAGCGCACGTCGCTCGTCGCGGGCGCACAGGCGCTCGTCGCCGCCGGCGAGGGCAACGTGTACGTGTGCACCAAGGACGGCCCGCACGTGCAGGTCGCGGTGCTGGGCGGCCGATGA
- a CDS encoding aspartate aminotransferase family protein, with protein sequence MPSGHEADPSAGDRARALDAHVFHSWSVQGQTNPFAIAGGLGTRVWDHEGREYLDFSSQLVNTNIGHQHPKVVAAIRAQAEVLTTVAPATTNLVRGEAAAAILSHAPGFQSVFFTNGGADAIENAIRMARLHTGRDKVVSLYRSYHGNTGAAVVATGDWRRVPNEFARGHVHAFGPFLYRSEFWSETLEQECKRALHHMRRVIEAEGPESVAAILVEAIPGTAGVIVPPPGYLAGLRELADRFGAMLIMDEVMAGFGRTGQWFAHDAHDVRPDLIAFAKGVNSGYVPVGGVVVSPEIHDTFTRRVFPGGLTYSGHPLAAASIVATLDAMESEGIVDHAHRIGEDVLGPGLAALAERHRMIGEVRGVGVFWALDLVADPETREPVGADVIGALKGALLRRGLLPFAADNRIHVVPPCVVTEDEARQALAIYDEALAEVAA encoded by the coding sequence ATGCCCTCGGGCCACGAGGCGGATCCGAGCGCGGGGGACCGTGCCCGCGCGCTCGATGCGCACGTCTTCCACTCCTGGTCCGTGCAGGGCCAGACGAACCCGTTCGCGATCGCCGGCGGCCTCGGCACCCGCGTGTGGGACCACGAGGGGCGCGAGTACCTCGACTTCTCGAGCCAGCTCGTGAACACGAACATCGGCCACCAGCATCCGAAGGTCGTCGCCGCCATCCGCGCGCAGGCCGAGGTGCTCACGACCGTCGCGCCGGCGACGACGAACCTCGTGCGGGGCGAGGCGGCCGCGGCGATCCTGTCGCACGCACCCGGCTTTCAGAGCGTGTTCTTCACGAACGGCGGGGCGGACGCGATCGAGAACGCCATCCGCATGGCGCGCCTGCACACCGGCCGCGACAAGGTCGTCTCGCTCTACCGCTCGTACCACGGCAACACCGGTGCGGCCGTGGTCGCGACCGGCGACTGGCGGCGCGTGCCCAACGAGTTCGCGCGCGGGCACGTGCACGCGTTCGGACCCTTCCTGTACCGCTCCGAGTTCTGGTCCGAGACGCTCGAGCAGGAGTGCAAGCGCGCGCTGCACCACATGCGCCGCGTCATCGAGGCGGAGGGGCCCGAGTCCGTCGCCGCGATCCTCGTCGAGGCCATCCCCGGCACCGCGGGCGTCATCGTGCCGCCGCCGGGGTACCTCGCGGGTCTGCGCGAGCTCGCCGATCGCTTCGGCGCGATGCTCATCATGGACGAGGTCATGGCGGGCTTCGGCCGCACCGGCCAGTGGTTCGCGCACGACGCCCACGACGTGCGTCCCGACCTCATCGCCTTCGCGAAGGGCGTGAACTCGGGCTACGTGCCCGTCGGCGGCGTCGTCGTGAGCCCCGAGATCCACGACACCTTCACGCGCCGCGTCTTCCCGGGCGGCCTCACGTACTCCGGCCACCCGCTCGCGGCGGCCTCGATCGTCGCGACGCTCGACGCCATGGAGTCGGAGGGCATCGTCGACCACGCGCACCGCATCGGCGAGGACGTGCTCGGGCCGGGGCTCGCAGCGCTCGCCGAGCGGCACCGCATGATCGGGGAGGTGCGCGGCGTCGGCGTCTTCTGGGCGCTCGACCTCGTCGCCGACCCCGAGACGCGCGAGCCGGTCGGCGCCGACGTCATCGGCGCGCTCAAGGGCGCGCTGCTGCGGCGCGGGCTGCTGCCGTTCGCGGCGGACAACCGCATCCACGTCGTGCCGCCGTGCGTCGTGACCGAGGACGAGGCGCGCCAGGCGCTCGCGATCTACGACGAGGCGCTCGCCGAGGTCGCCGCGTGA
- a CDS encoding ABC transporter substrate-binding protein — protein sequence MHRTSTRAFAVLAAASAAALVLGACSSGGDDAPEEGADGLTPVTLQLQWFAQGQFAGYYAAIDQGFYEDHGLDVTIQEGGADIVPQTVLADGQADFAIAWVPKALASIEAGAGITNVGQIFQRSGTLQVSFADAGIEDPADLAGRNVGSWGFGNEFELFAGMGEAGLDPMTDATLVQQAFDMSGLLSGDIDAAQAMSYNEYAQLLETVDPDTGELYTADDFTVIDWNEVGVAMLQDAIWANTEALQDEAFQETTVAFLEASLEGWIYARDNPEEAAQIVVDAGSQLGASHQLWMVNEVNALIWPSPGGIGMLDQDAWDQTVEISLSTPNQDGSTVITTDPPDTAYDTTYVEQAIANLEDEGVDVTGADYEPIEVTLNEGGQ from the coding sequence ATGCACCGCACATCCACCAGGGCGTTCGCCGTCCTCGCCGCCGCGAGCGCCGCCGCGCTCGTGCTCGGCGCCTGCTCGAGCGGCGGCGACGACGCACCCGAGGAGGGCGCCGACGGGCTCACGCCCGTCACCCTCCAGCTCCAGTGGTTCGCCCAGGGGCAGTTCGCCGGCTACTACGCCGCGATCGACCAGGGCTTCTACGAGGACCACGGCCTCGACGTGACGATCCAGGAGGGCGGTGCCGACATCGTGCCGCAGACCGTGCTCGCCGACGGCCAGGCGGACTTCGCGATCGCCTGGGTGCCGAAGGCGCTCGCCTCGATCGAGGCCGGTGCCGGCATCACGAACGTCGGTCAGATCTTCCAGCGCTCCGGCACCCTCCAGGTGTCGTTCGCCGATGCGGGCATCGAGGATCCCGCGGACCTCGCCGGCCGGAACGTCGGCTCGTGGGGCTTCGGCAACGAGTTCGAGCTCTTCGCGGGCATGGGCGAGGCGGGCCTCGATCCCATGACCGACGCGACGCTCGTGCAGCAGGCGTTCGACATGTCGGGCCTGCTCTCCGGCGACATCGACGCGGCGCAGGCGATGTCGTACAACGAGTACGCGCAGCTGCTCGAGACGGTGGACCCCGACACGGGCGAGCTCTACACGGCCGACGACTTCACGGTCATCGACTGGAACGAGGTCGGCGTCGCCATGCTGCAGGACGCGATCTGGGCGAACACGGAGGCGCTGCAGGACGAGGCGTTCCAGGAGACGACCGTCGCCTTCCTCGAGGCGTCGCTCGAGGGCTGGATCTACGCGCGCGACAACCCCGAGGAGGCGGCGCAGATCGTCGTCGACGCCGGCAGCCAGCTCGGCGCGAGCCACCAGCTGTGGATGGTGAACGAGGTCAACGCGCTCATCTGGCCGTCGCCCGGCGGCATCGGCATGCTCGACCAGGACGCGTGGGACCAGACGGTCGAGATCTCGCTGTCGACGCCGAACCAGGACGGCTCGACCGTCATCACGACCGACCCGCCGGACACGGCGTACGACACGACGTACGTCGAGCAGGCGATCGCGAACCTCGAGGACGAAGGGGTCGACGTGACCGGCGCCGACTACGAGCCCATCGAGGTCACCCTGAACGAGGGCGGCCAGTAG
- a CDS encoding ABC transporter permease: MSAAARVLAPIALGVVLLVVWEAAVALLDIPPYLLPAPSAIGAQVAIILPGLVQAGLATGTNALVGLVGGAILAIAMAALASRIRWLQSIVEPLVAAIAVVPIVALAPVLGTMFGAASETPRQVVVAIAAFVPIFVNTLRGLRRSDPVHRDLLRANGASGWQVTWHLTLPGALPYVFTGLNVASSLAVISAVVAEYFGGLQNGLGSRIASAAAQSGYARAWSYVLAAVVLGLIFYCATLLLERSRARATSTVR, encoded by the coding sequence ATGAGCGCCGCGGCACGGGTGCTGGCGCCGATCGCGCTGGGGGTCGTGCTGCTCGTCGTCTGGGAGGCGGCGGTCGCCCTGCTCGACATCCCGCCGTACCTGCTGCCGGCGCCGTCGGCGATCGGCGCGCAGGTCGCGATCATCCTGCCCGGCCTCGTGCAGGCGGGCCTCGCGACCGGCACGAACGCGCTCGTGGGCCTCGTGGGCGGAGCGATCCTCGCGATCGCGATGGCGGCGCTCGCCTCGCGCATCCGCTGGCTGCAGTCGATCGTCGAGCCGCTCGTCGCCGCGATCGCCGTCGTGCCGATCGTCGCGCTCGCGCCCGTGCTCGGCACGATGTTCGGCGCCGCGAGCGAGACGCCCAGGCAGGTCGTCGTCGCGATCGCCGCCTTCGTGCCGATCTTCGTGAACACGCTCCGCGGCCTGCGGCGCTCGGATCCCGTGCACCGCGACCTGCTGCGGGCGAACGGCGCGTCGGGGTGGCAGGTCACGTGGCACCTCACGCTGCCGGGCGCCCTGCCGTACGTCTTCACCGGCCTCAACGTCGCGTCGTCGCTCGCCGTCATCTCGGCGGTCGTCGCCGAGTACTTCGGCGGCCTCCAGAACGGCCTCGGCTCGCGCATCGCCTCCGCCGCCGCCCAATCCGGCTACGCCCGCGCGTGGAGCTACGTGCTCGCCGCGGTCGTGCTGGGCCTGATCTTCTACTGCGCCACCCTCCTGCTCGAGCGTTCCCGCGCTCGAGCGACCAGCACCGTGAGATAG
- a CDS encoding ABC transporter ATP-binding protein, with translation MTAVEVRGATKVFATRRGEVRALDTVDLTVADGEFVSLIGPSGCGKSTLLRLVADLDEPTAGEVSVFGRSARAARLDHAYGIAFQQAGLLPWRTVRQNVELPLQLHGVAAAARRARSTELLELVGLGEFADRHPDQLSGGMQQRVAIARSLAEHPRLLLMDEPFGALDEMTRERLQGELRRIVAETEAAVVFVTHSIPEAVYLSDRVVVMSPRPGRITDVIAIERRRMDAAEDIREADAFFASVTAVREALHGPEAAPDGTAARGVETR, from the coding sequence ATGACCGCGGTGGAGGTGCGCGGCGCGACCAAGGTGTTCGCGACGCGGCGGGGCGAGGTGCGCGCGCTCGACACCGTCGACCTCACGGTCGCGGACGGCGAGTTCGTCTCGCTCATCGGCCCGTCGGGCTGCGGCAAGTCGACGCTGCTGCGGCTCGTCGCCGACCTCGACGAGCCGACGGCGGGGGAGGTGTCGGTCTTCGGGCGCAGCGCCCGGGCGGCGCGGCTCGACCACGCGTACGGCATCGCCTTCCAGCAGGCGGGCCTCCTGCCGTGGCGCACCGTGCGGCAGAACGTCGAGCTGCCGCTGCAGCTGCACGGCGTCGCGGCCGCCGCGCGACGCGCGCGGTCGACGGAGCTGCTCGAGCTCGTCGGCCTCGGCGAGTTCGCCGACCGGCATCCCGACCAGCTCTCCGGCGGCATGCAGCAGCGCGTCGCGATCGCCCGCTCCCTCGCCGAGCATCCTCGCCTGCTGCTCATGGACGAGCCCTTCGGCGCCCTCGACGAGATGACGCGCGAGCGGCTGCAGGGCGAGCTGCGGCGCATCGTGGCCGAGACCGAGGCGGCCGTCGTGTTCGTGACCCACTCCATCCCCGAGGCGGTGTACCTCTCCGACCGCGTCGTCGTCATGTCGCCCAGGCCCGGGCGCATCACGGACGTCATCGCCATCGAGCGCCGGCGGATGGATGCGGCGGAGGACATCCGCGAGGCCGACGCGTTCTTCGCGTCGGTGACGGCCGTGCGCGAGGCGCTGCACGGCCCCGAGGCCGCCCCGGACGGGACGGCTGCGCGCGGGGTGGAGACGCGATGA
- a CDS encoding ABC transporter permease — protein sequence MTRARPLVRSVLLGLVGVLALAALWEAYKALGPAEGWRIGDVSVLPRTTDLAMPHVWDMAARAFAPVRGGSDELVVQAVLAACLTTAATALAGLLVGAVVGVGLALVMQALPIAQAAMLPWLILSQTVPLIALAPIVVSWGGRIDGWERWMSVAVIASYLAFFPVAVGTLRGLQSPTAAQVDLLRSQGASWWSTIRYLRMPSAVPYALSALRLGAAAAIVGAVVAEVSTGSRGGIGRLIVEYAQAGSSDPARGWSPIFGAVLMGLAVAGLVSLAGLALARYRRLEAA from the coding sequence GTGACTCGCGCGCGCCCGCTCGTCCGGTCCGTCCTGCTCGGGCTCGTCGGCGTGCTGGCGCTCGCGGCGCTGTGGGAGGCGTACAAGGCGCTCGGCCCGGCCGAAGGGTGGCGCATCGGCGACGTGTCGGTGCTGCCGCGCACGACCGACCTCGCGATGCCGCACGTGTGGGACATGGCGGCTCGCGCGTTCGCGCCGGTGCGCGGCGGCTCCGACGAGCTCGTCGTGCAGGCGGTGCTCGCCGCGTGCCTCACGACGGCGGCGACGGCGCTCGCCGGGCTGCTCGTCGGCGCGGTCGTGGGCGTCGGCCTCGCGCTCGTCATGCAGGCGCTGCCGATCGCGCAGGCGGCGATGCTGCCGTGGCTCATCCTCAGCCAGACCGTGCCCCTCATCGCCCTCGCGCCGATCGTCGTGTCGTGGGGCGGACGCATCGACGGGTGGGAGCGGTGGATGAGCGTCGCCGTCATCGCCTCGTACCTCGCCTTCTTCCCCGTCGCGGTCGGCACGCTGCGCGGCCTGCAGTCGCCCACGGCGGCGCAGGTCGACCTCCTGCGGTCCCAGGGCGCGTCCTGGTGGTCGACGATCCGCTACCTGCGGATGCCCTCGGCCGTGCCGTACGCGCTGAGCGCGCTGCGCCTCGGCGCGGCCGCTGCGATCGTCGGTGCCGTCGTGGCGGAGGTCTCGACGGGGTCGCGCGGCGGCATCGGTCGGCTCATCGTCGAGTACGCGCAGGCGGGCTCGTCCGACCCGGCGCGCGGGTGGTCGCCGATCTTCGGGGCCGTGCTCATGGGCCTCGCCGTGGCGGGGCTCGTCTCGCTCGCGGGGCTCGCGCTCGCCCGCTACCGACGACTGGAGGCGGCATGA